Within Diabrotica virgifera virgifera chromosome 7, PGI_DIABVI_V3a, the genomic segment TCGACCTGTGATTGCTTACAGGTGGAGTTGGTCatgtcgatgagtcgttgtagacccaagtcaGAATCCttaatcaacaccgtatcatcggcttatctgatgctgttgatatttacgccattcacagtgactccatccttggaatcCGCCAGTGCCTCattaaatagaaactcggagtaGAGATTAAACAGCAGGGGCGACAGaacacatccttgtctaactcccctcctaatttctacttctgtggatgtggaaccttcgatcctaactctggcgttttggttccagtaaAAGTTTTTCAGTAATTTGATGTATTTTCCATCTAAACCGATTTCTTGCAAACATTCTAATAGGAGGCAGTgccttactctatcaaatgctttttcgaagtctataaagcatataaatatatctttctgttgTTTGTAGCATTTTTGGGCGAGAACTAGTAAACTGAAGAGGGCTTCTCTTGTTCCCATGCCGGCTCTGAATTTAACACCAAGATCTTTATAACCAGATACTTTTTGTATATGAGTGCCAGTTTCTGAGATGAGGATGTGGAGAATTTGATTTGTTTAGTTGGTTCCTGTTTTTCCACATTCCTTCATGGGTATCTTTtctatgattgtttaatgaaatttatctgtgaaaataaaattaatctcTAAACttttaatcctgataatttgatatattatgtacatatgaaaaaaaaagaagaagaagatgtataatggaaaaatgtggtgagcaacttggacagtccatagcggccagctgcagcttttaaactgagtagagagctgtggaagagtttgctatggaactctaacgacctcattgccttctaggtctggatcccgcatatgaaaaaaaagttgattaatagcaagctgaaaattttttaatagcttaagggtgtctagtcggataaactttgatatattggaacactggaacaagggcagttttaattgtggaacaggttaaaaatttggaacggtcagaccacgaaaacggcaaatttattttgtccgacagaacagacttaaactctccgaacagagattaaactctcatgcaaaaatcagactgttatttatcacctgtcataattcctgtcatttgacatattctacatgttccactcattaaaacgcccatttggtgtaaaatagcagtcttattttagcatgggagtttaatctctgttcagagagtttaagtctgttctgtcggacaaaataaatgtgccgttttcgtggtctgaccgttccaaatttttaacctgttccacaattaaaactgaactgttccagtgttcccatatatcaaagtttgtccgactagacacccttaagctattaacaaattttcagcttgctattattcaatttttttttcatacgtgggatccagacctattctttatgtatgaatagaaaacaaaaagttgtgactggctaattgacacccaagtctatgccataaaacaaaaaaaattttttctctgGAAGATAGTACTGACAActaaaatacacacaccggcaaaattagccgaacacgttaaaaatgggacatgtttgatgtctcgtatttcataaaccagtggtccgatttgagtgattctttcagtatgttatagccttattatttaagaatatcgttgtaataatattgttactagacaggtaaataccattttatactgggtgtaccaatcatactgtgttctTTTCGTAAAGTTTGgaacaccttgtggaatattctagcatatgtaaaatattagaattaatactcgattgtagacttaggcttgcttatcattttccttttcgattcatttacttatgtgagataataaaaaagttatgtacgTTAACagctatccatgtttttcatcaataaatcctcatagtaggggaggaaagtatactaaatttgcagttactcgagcgctatggggacctattggattgtgaagagtatgtgctaaaatcagaaaaaggttaagttaagttttccataaagtgggggacttttcattttttaatttaatgttccatttgaaacaatcatttttctccgattatagcgctgtctatccataattcgaaaaaatatgtcgaataaaagttgcttatttttacgtaaagaatctaaatctgcaataaaaattgggggctcctatttaatattttaaattaaatcccccaccccacctccgtgggggctcgtgacaccccacggagaagggtggggggtaaattaaaaattataaatacgaccccgcgatattttgcgaaatgaacatcagatcgtaaaactgcaaaatatacctattcaatatttttcaaaaatctaccgaatgccACCAAACAacaccccccacggaggtggggtggggggttacattaaaatattaaataggagctcccaatttttattgcagatttggatccttgacgtaaaaataagcaagtttTATTCGCAacgttttttcctattatggataaatggcgctataatcggaaaaaatgattggtggaaatggaaaattaaattgaaaaatgaagAGTctcacactttatggaaaacttaacttaactttttttggttgtagcacccactcttcacaatccactccaggtcccaagaacgctcgagtaattgcaaatttaccatacttttctcccctactatgaggatttattgataaaaaacatggttagtcgttaaagcacataacttttttattttccaacataagcaaatgaatcaagaaagaaaatgttaagaaagcataattctacaatcgagttttaattttaatattttatatacgctggaatattccacagggtgttccgaactttaagaaaaaaacacagtatgcttgttacacccggtataaaatgacatttacctgtctagcaacaatattattacatcgatattcttaaataataaggctataacatactaaaagaatcactcaaatcggaccactggtttatgaaatacgagacatcaaacatgtcccatttttaacgtgttcggctaattttgccggtgtgtgtatttgcTACTATGAGTTATGTAACCGTAAGTCCATTTTGATTGATTGCAGTATGCAGATATATTTCCCAAACATATTTATAAAAGTTTCTTCTTTCCCCAGCTTAGCATTAAAATCGCCTTATGTTATCCATATCATGTCTTTCGATTATATCACGTACTTCCTGTATTTCTCCATCTTTCAATCTCTTTTTCATCAGCCTGGTGCATATATATTACTCATTGTCACATTATGCAGTTTACCTTTGAGTCTTATGGTGAAAAATTCTGCCTAATATTGGCGTAAATGTGATAATGGCTTTTCACAGTCTTTTGGTTACTATCTAACTTGGATGTTATCTATTCTAATTTGAGTTAATACTTGAAATTATGTTCAGTGTAGCTTTCTTTTCATAAGGAATAAAACGCACAAGATCTGTTTTCCTTAATTCTTCAAAATTTTTACTGCTATGCCATATTCTCCacacaaaaaaagatgaaatcactaCATTAGTGAAAGTCACAATTTTGGAAATTGAAATTAATTTCTAAGTAATACAGTATAGCccgaaataaacagtactgaaactgaaacataGGTTTCTCTTTCTGTACGCTGTCATACCCAAATTAACTTTTATAGACCTGCCAAGCAATtcttaacaattattaataattagtaaTTGTCATTAATTAATAATTAGTCATATGATCGTCAGTAAGacaaagataacagaaggtcaactccatatcaaccaaacccctgtagaaagagtgaggcactacaactacctcgacACCATATTAactgaagaatggaccaacaaccaagaaataagagcgcgcatcagaaaagctagatcaatcttcaaccgtatgggggcgtaTAGGtattcaagagccacaacctttctcttggtataaaagtaagaatgctgagatgttacgtcttctctgtccttttttatggtgttgaatcatggaccttgaacgaggatatgtgccgaaaattggaagcatttgagatgtggctatattggagaattcttaaaatcccatggactgatcgggtcacaaatgaggaggttcttagaagaatggggaagaaccgagaagtactaaccaccatcaaatctcgaaagttggaatactttggacacattatgcgaaatgaatccagatatcccctcctacaagccatcctgcaagacaaaatatttggaaagcgaggtccaggaagaagaagaacatcctggttaaagaacctcagaacctggttcaacacaacatcggtgcagcttttccgcgttgctgcagataaagtaaagattgccatgatgatcgccaacattcgtcacggataggcacatcaagaagaagaagaagaagaagaattacttGGCAGGTATATACAAGTTAAATTGGGTATGACAGCGTGCAGAAAGAGAAACCtatgtttcagtttcagtactgtttatttcgggctatactgtattttaaattttgtttttttctttttaagttCATTAATATGTTTAAGGTATGGCATCTTCAGAAAAAACAGCAAATACTTTCACCCAACAAGTGTCTCCAGAATTCAAGATCTACGAGATGAAAAACAAAGTAGGGAAATATCCGAGAAAATCTTCTCCTCAAATTACAAACGCCATTTATGATAATAAAATCGCCCAATGGAATAAACTCTCAGATGAAGAATTAGCCAATAAACGCCTTTATGTTGATTTAACCCAAAGGCGCCCAGAAATTCTTAATAGTCCCCTATTTCAAACTAAGGTAATAACAACAAGAAGTACAGATGaaaagaaaattgaagataatttTGTTGAAGAGAAGACTGTGAATTTTGAGTACCAGGGAGAATCTCAGTTTAAATGTGAAACTTGCTTCAAGCCCTTCTcaaaaaaatcttatttacaaCGTCATCAAAAAGTACACGCCAATgatgaaaaatttaaatgtttattGTGTTTAAAAACTTTTGCCGATAATTCTAACCTAAAAAGACATTACTTATACTTACATAGTGGGAATAAGATGTTCAAATGTACAATCTGTGCCATGACCTTTGTAGAAAATTCTGGTCTAAAGAGGCATTATCTTTATAAACATAGTAATGAAGAGGAAAAAAGGTACAGGTGTAAGATATGTTCCAAGAAATTCGTAGAAAATGGAGGCCTTAAGAGGCATATTTTGTACAAACATAGTGGTGAAATAGGTAAGAGGTATAAGTGTACTATTTGTTCGAAACAATTCGTGGAGCATTGGATGCTGAAAAGGCATTGTTTGTACAAGCATAGTGGGGGTATGGGTAAGAGATTTAAGTGTAGAATATGTTCTAAAGAATTCGTCGAAAATGGCGGACTCAAACGACATTTAAATGTACATTTATAAACATCTACATAGTAGCAGTATTCTGAGCAAATTTGTTTCTTGTTACAAACTTCTGTCATATTAAGTATGGTTGATTTatattatagtccagaaagccactgtgcatccgctaggaaaaatattctgattcggattttttgcacaatcttactcaaaacaggagcccttttaacaaatttgcatgttgccaggttcaaaagtgagtcaaaaattttttaaacgtgtatttgttttttcctaaaattattgttttttgcattgaacaaagtttttttaggttttttggattattcgAAACAGAAAAGTTTTTTAGTGacttctctaaagttgatagtttttgacatataagcgaataaaaatttaaaaattgcgaaatcggccatttttaaccctcaaaaactatgtgaaaactgaaaatttcaatctTGCCAAGGttggcagatattctttaaacatcgtttGATGAAGTCCCgaacagttttttgcaatacactatcgaaaacccctttgttttttaattgctaatcaagcgggcgcgacactattttcaaccgttgcatgtacatgtaattggaaaaaattttaagttttaaacatttttgacccTGACAAcacgcaaatttgttaaaaggggacATTTTCAAgcaagattatgaaaaaaaaatgaatcagaatatttttccgcatATATATTTACGCATACATTCAACTGTTGAAAATAGTGCAGCGGCCGCttgattagtaattaaaaaataaaggggttttcgatattgtattgcaaagaactcttcgggatttcatcaatcgatgtttagatAATATCCATCTACCTTGGCAATactgaaattttcagtttttcacatagtttttgagggttaaaaatggcggattttgcaatttttaaatttttaatcgcttataagtcaaaaactatcaacttaagagaaaagtcactcagaccttttctgtttggaatgatccaaaaaacctaaaaaaaaaacgtttaaaaattttttgacccacttttggacctggcaacatgcaaatttgttaaaag encodes:
- the LOC126888202 gene encoding zinc finger protein 888-like, which encodes MAILFEDYFFGRPEFGIKEAITILERIREEPREFEVANLIKTLSDQNENKNKPEVNNIENLVSSSEIKCREYQNENVSYSGMASSEKTANTFTQQVSPEFKIYEMKNKVGKYPRKSSPQITNAIYDNKIAQWNKLSDEELANKRLYVDLTQRRPEILNSPLFQTKVITTRSTDEKKIEDNFVEEKTVNFEYQGESQFKCETCFKPFSKKSYLQRHQKVHANDEKFKCLLCLKTFADNSNLKRHYLYLHSGNKMFKCTICAMTFVENSGLKRHYLYKHSNEEEKRYRCKICSKKFVENGGLKRHILYKHSGEIGKRYKCTICSKQFVEHWMLKRHCLYKHSGGMGKRFKCRICSKEFVENGGLKRHLNVHL